One genomic region from Glaciimonas sp. PAMC28666 encodes:
- a CDS encoding ABC transporter ATP-binding protein, whose translation MSEQIILNISGVNKRFGGLQALSEVSIKILKGQIYGLIGPNGAGKTTLFNVITGLYQPDTGSFELSGKPYSPSAPHEVAKAGIARTFQNIRLFGEMTALENVMVGCHVRSHQGVFGAVFKHPAARREEAGIRARSMALLEFVGIARFADRTSRHLSYGDQRRLEIARALATEPQLLALDEPAAGMNATEKLALRELLVKIKNEGKTILLIEHDVKLMMGLCDRMTVLDYGKPIAEGLPADIQKNPAVIEAYLGGGH comes from the coding sequence ATGAGCGAACAAATTATTCTGAACATCTCCGGCGTCAATAAGCGATTTGGCGGTCTGCAAGCATTGTCTGAAGTGAGTATCAAGATTTTAAAGGGCCAGATTTATGGTCTGATCGGTCCTAACGGCGCCGGCAAGACGACGTTATTCAATGTGATTACCGGTTTGTACCAGCCGGATACGGGCTCATTTGAATTGTCCGGTAAGCCATATTCCCCTTCGGCACCGCATGAGGTGGCGAAGGCGGGAATTGCGCGTACTTTCCAGAATATTCGTCTGTTTGGGGAAATGACCGCACTCGAAAATGTCATGGTCGGTTGTCACGTTCGCAGTCATCAAGGCGTATTCGGGGCAGTCTTCAAGCATCCTGCGGCGCGTCGCGAAGAGGCGGGAATCCGTGCACGCTCGATGGCTTTGCTGGAGTTTGTAGGTATCGCACGTTTTGCAGATCGCACCTCGCGTCACCTTTCTTACGGTGATCAACGCCGTCTGGAGATTGCCCGAGCGCTGGCGACCGAACCACAATTGCTGGCATTGGATGAACCCGCCGCCGGTATGAACGCCACGGAAAAGCTGGCTTTGCGTGAACTCCTGGTCAAAATCAAGAATGAAGGAAAAACCATTTTGTTGATCGAACACGACGTCAAACTGATGATGGGGCTATGCGATCGCATGACAGTGCTGGATTATGGCAAGCCGATTGCAGAAGGTCTGCCCGCCGACATTCAAAAAAATCCAGCAGTGATTGAAGCATACTTGGGAGGTGGTCACTAA